From Pseudomonadota bacterium, a single genomic window includes:
- a CDS encoding amidase has translation MRAMNPSRSALLDLTLVEAANAIATGAVTSVALTEAALDAFEIWNPSINATIWLDREEALEKATALDAKRAAGETLGPLHGVPLAHKDMYYQTGKLSTCGSKIRANFRPDVTATVIDRLHSAGSITLGGLNMAEFAQNPTGHNTHFGDCHNPWKRDYCTGGSSSGSGAAVSARCVTAALGSDTGGSIRLPAGICGVTGIKATQGRVSRYGVMPLSHSCDNVGPLARTARDCARVLSVIAGPDPRDPTALADPPPDYETALTGDIRGLKVGVPTNYYLEGVNEEVQAAFDAALATMKDLGATIISVKLPLMDTISTYGNILSRCESVTIHSDWLRIRPQDYSVHVGSRNFPSAAIPASYYLEALNRRGPILRTFAKEVFSKVDVFASPTIRTKVPTLDATRMDTGEPENIKAFSAVSLNTRPANYLGLPAISTPCGFDSDGLPIGLMIHGRPLGEARTLRVADAFQKATEWHKRRPKPTV, from the coding sequence TGCTACTGGGGCGGTGACTTCTGTCGCCCTTACCGAAGCCGCCTTGGACGCTTTTGAGATCTGGAACCCATCGATCAACGCCACAATCTGGCTTGACCGGGAAGAAGCGCTTGAAAAAGCTACAGCGCTCGACGCCAAGCGGGCAGCGGGCGAAACGCTCGGGCCCTTGCATGGCGTTCCCCTTGCGCATAAAGACATGTATTATCAAACCGGAAAATTATCTACCTGTGGCTCAAAGATCCGCGCAAATTTCAGACCGGATGTCACAGCAACGGTCATTGACCGCCTACACTCCGCCGGGTCAATCACTCTTGGTGGCTTGAACATGGCCGAGTTTGCGCAAAATCCGACTGGTCATAATACCCACTTTGGTGATTGCCATAATCCATGGAAGCGAGACTATTGCACTGGCGGTTCGTCCTCAGGGTCAGGTGCGGCGGTGAGCGCTCGGTGTGTTACGGCTGCCCTTGGGTCAGATACCGGCGGCTCAATCCGCCTGCCTGCAGGCATCTGTGGCGTAACCGGTATCAAAGCCACGCAGGGCCGTGTGTCACGTTACGGCGTAATGCCGTTGTCACATTCCTGTGACAACGTGGGACCCCTAGCACGTACGGCACGAGACTGCGCACGTGTGCTCAGTGTGATAGCCGGACCAGATCCAAGAGATCCGACAGCGCTCGCAGATCCACCGCCCGATTATGAGACCGCTCTTACCGGCGATATCAGAGGTCTGAAAGTTGGTGTGCCAACCAACTATTACCTCGAGGGTGTAAATGAGGAAGTGCAAGCGGCATTTGATGCTGCACTAGCTACAATGAAGGATCTTGGCGCGACAATCATTTCCGTCAAACTTCCATTAATGGATACCATTTCGACTTATGGCAACATACTTTCGCGCTGTGAAAGCGTGACAATTCATAGCGATTGGCTCCGCATACGGCCACAAGACTACTCAGTGCATGTAGGGTCACGAAACTTCCCTAGCGCAGCAATCCCCGCATCTTACTATCTGGAAGCATTGAACCGTCGCGGTCCGATACTACGCACTTTTGCAAAAGAGGTTTTTAGCAAGGTTGATGTGTTTGCCAGTCCAACTATTCGAACAAAAGTTCCGACACTGGATGCAACGCGCATGGACACTGGCGAACCAGAAAACATAAAAGCCTTCAGCGCAGTATCACTAAATACACGACCTGCAAACTATCTTGGTTTACCGGCGATAAGCACGCCTTGCGGTTTTGATAGCGATGGACTACCAATAGGTCTGATGATACACGGGCGCCCGTTGGGTGAAGCACGCACTCTAAGGGTAGCTGACGCTTTTCAAAAAGCCACTGAGTGGCACAAGCGACGGCCCAAGCCAACAGTGTAA